The Muribaculum intestinale genome includes the window TCGTAATCTATACGACAACAATAATGTGTCATGCCATTGGATATGGTAAGATAGCGGGCATGCAGCACCATGTTGTATCTGACAATCTGGTCGAATACTTTCTGACTGATTACTATGCCCGGAGCCTTGTATTCTACAATCATCATGGGATTGCCGGTTCGGTCGAATACCACAGTATCGCAACGGCGGCGCGTATTGTTGAGTTCAAGCCCTATCTCATTTGCCATAAGAGAAGCAGGAAACTGCTTCTCTTTTATCATGTAGTCAACAAAGTGCTGCCGTACCCATTCTTCCGGCGTAAGGACTACGTGCTTGTGGCGTAACCGGTCGAAAATCTCGATATATGATTCACCTTGTCTAAGGCGCGACGAATCGATTGGAGGCAGATTCAGCGGCACAATGCAACTTTGCGGGGTATGGTTCATGTCAGAGATAATGCTTTTAGGGGATACTGAGTGAAAAACTTTTTGTAAATTTACGGAAATTTCCGATTCTACCAGCATGGCAACAGCCAAAACAGTTACATACGCCGAGCTCCGCGCATCGCTTAGCAGAAAAAACTATGCTCCGGCCTACCTCATACATGGCGAGGAGGGATTCTTTATCGACCGTCTTGTCGAAGAGTTTGAGGCAATTGTCCCTGAAGCGGATCATGATTTCAATCTATATACTCTATATGGGCCGGAGACTGACATAGACACTGTAATCGACGCATGTCGCAGATATCCGATGATGTCGGATTATCAGGTCGTGATATTAAAAGAGGCTCAATCTGTGCCTGCCGCACAACTTGACAAACTCATCGGCTATCTTTCCAATCCGACATCGACAA containing:
- a CDS encoding type I restriction enzyme HsdR N-terminal domain-containing protein, whose translation is MVPLNLPPIDSSRLRQGESYIEIFDRLRHKHVVLTPEEWVRQHFVDYMIKEKQFPASLMANEIGLELNNTRRRCDTVVFDRTGNPMMIVEYKAPGIVISQKVFDQIVRYNMVLHARYLTISNGMTHYCCRIDYDTHTYTFLREIPDYTLCCAYGQNR